One segment of Drosophila ananassae strain 14024-0371.13 chromosome 3R, ASM1763931v2, whole genome shotgun sequence DNA contains the following:
- the LOC6503354 gene encoding tetratricopeptide repeat protein 8: MTTLATLELDYFRAVSLYRRRSYERCAELCNALLQAGHDGHVQLFATKESEHSQEEEEEKAQNQKQKLHQQQAEHENRSRFGSNLQRIGPRPRIGAGAGAGTGAGAGADSGASIMMPTWLMEGVWQLKMRALTQRVYLDDLEVDENGDEAIEEVEFERIATAARPGSSIKTAFQPRPLTSQQRQQRSRGSGVAHSSDGRLNSSRPGSAAVARPGTSLSRPGSSMGGARPASRCGTASRVRATSAAAFNVGDATAKLYQASRLNPTIYAERETLVKALFQFLFYHEADVQKAHSLCQAVLEVQRQSKNSASWWWPQQMGRCLLALHYPRKAEPFLQQSLASFPHPDTYLLLSRLYQRLKQPERALVLISEAADQRPFDVIYRLEQARIHQAMEQQEESLQLYRLVAKLQPINIESLASIAVGYFYDNNPEMALMYYRRILSLGAHSPELYCNIALCCLYGGQIDLVLPCFQRALATSSQPEQRADVWYNLSFVAVTSGDFNLAKRCLQLCLTSDAQNGAALNNLAVLAAQNGDILGAKSYLNAAKDVMPEAEEVITNLQYMDVHYKL, translated from the exons ATGACAACGCTGGCGACACTGGAACTGGACTACTTTAGGGCGGTGTCCCTGTACCGACGTCGGTCCTACGAGAGATGTGCCGAATTGTGCAACGCCCTCCTGCAGGCCGGTCACGATGGCCATGTCCAACTGTTTGCCACCAAAGAGAGCGAGCACagccaggaggaggaggaggaaaagGCGCAGAACCAAaagcagaagctccaccagcagcaggcGGAACACGAAAACCGCAGCAGATTCGGTAGCAATTTGCAACGCATTGGCCCCAGGCCAAGAAttggagcaggagcaggagccggaACGGGAGCTGGTGCTGGAGCGGATTCGGGAGCATCCATCATGATGCCCACTTGGCTGATGGAGGGCGTGTGGCAATTAAAGATGCGTGCCCTAACCCAGCGTGTCTACCTGGACGACTTGGAGGTGGACGAGAACGGGGATGAAG CCATTGAGGAAGTGGAATTCGAGCGGATTGCCACCGCAGCTCGTCCTGGCAGCAGCATTAAGACCGCCTTTCAGCCACGCCCCCTCACCAGCCAACAGAGGCAGCAGCGCAGCCGGGGATCCGGAGTGGCCCACTCCAGTGATGGGCGACTGAATAGCTCCAGGCCAGGATCAGCGGCAGTGGCTCGTCCCGGCACCAGTCTCAGCCGGCCGGGATCATCGATGGGCGGGGCTCGCCCCGCCTCCCGTTGCGGCACTGCATCCCGGGTGAGAGCCACCTCCGCCGCGGCCTTCAATGTGGGCGATGCCACGGCCAAGTTGTACCAGGCATCCCGGCTGAATCCCACAATCTACGCGGAACGAGAGACCCTGGTTAAGGCTCTGTTCCAGTTCCTATTCTACCACGAGGCGGACGTCCAGAAGGCCCATTCGCTGTGCCAGGCGGTCCTGGAGGTCCAACGGCAGTCCAAGAACTCAGCCTCCTGGTGGTGGCCACAGCAGATGGGGCGATGCCTCCTGGCTCTTCATTATCCCCGCAAAGCGGAACCGTTTCTCCAGCAATCCCTCGCCAGCTTTCCGCATCCGGATACCTATTTGCTTCTCTCCAGGTTGTATCAGAGATTGAAGCAACCGGAAAGGGCTCTGGTTCTGATTAGCGAGGCTGCGGATCAGCGACCCTTTGATGTCATCTACCGCCTGGAACAGGCCCGGATCCACCAGGCCATGGAGCAGCAGGAGGAGAGCCTACAACTCTACAGGTTGGTGGCCAAGCTGCAGCCGATTAATATAGAGTCCTTGGCCAGCATCGCCGTGGGATACTTCTATGACAACAATCCGGAAATGGCTCTCATGTACTACCGCCGTATTCTGTCCCTCGGAGCCCATTCTCCGGAGCTCTACTGCAACATAGCCTTGTGCTGCTTGTATGGAGGACAGATAGACTTGGTGCTACCCTGTTTCCAGAGAGCACTGGCCACATCCTCCCAGCCAGAACAAAGGGCCGATGTCTGGTATAATCTTAGCTTTGTGGCGGTG ACCTCTGGGGACTTCAACTTGGCCAAGAGGTGCCTGCAGCTCTGCCTCACCTCGGATGCCCAGAATGGAGCTGCTCTGAACAATCTGGCGGTACTGGCAGCCCAAAATGGTGATATTCTGGGGGCCAAGTCCTATCTGAATGCCGCCAAGGATGTGATGCCTGAGGCAGAGGAGGTCATTACCAATCTTCAGTACATGGATGTCCACTATAAGTTATAA
- the LOC6507425 gene encoding ribonuclease H2 subunit A, giving the protein MSDNEDMEIKQENETIEDIDEKEDKLEEEDITETNKITSLKTLGPFIASKENSKNTVYLSDVPAVCKDKPCMLGVDEAGRGPVLGPMVYGIAYCPLESKKALEDLGCADSKQLTEEKRDIIFNDINTKDYATSCIGWAVEIISPNTISTSMYRRSKCSLNEVSMDSAMGLIQQAIDAGVNISEVYVDTVGPPEKYQEKLLKRFPTFKITVAKKADSTYPIVSAASICAKVTRDHALKVWNFPEGLVIKDNAFGSGYPGDPVTKRFLAEHIDVVFGFPRLVRFSWSTAENALADKAFDMEFDEPDTEKPKYAGTKLTKFFKGTTKSGEVIREECRFFKQRHLANVIDF; this is encoded by the coding sequence ATGTCGGACAACGAAGATATGGAAATCAAGCAGGAAAATGAAACTATTGAGGATATAGACGAGAAGGAAGACAAGCTGGAGGAGGAAGACATTACGGAGACCAATAAAATCACCTCTCTCAAGACTCTGGGACCATTTATTGCCTCAAAAGAGAACAGCAAGAACACAGTTTACCTGAGCGATGTACCCGCTGTCTGCAAGGATAAACCCTGTATGTTGGGCGTTGACGAGGCGGGGCGTGGTCCTGTCCTGGGGCCAATGGTCTATGGCATCGCCTACTGTCCACTGGAGAGCAAGAAAGCCCTTGAAGATCTCGGCTGTGCCGATTCCAAGCAGTTGACCGAGGAGAAGCGTGATATCATATTCAACGATATAAACACAAAGGACTACGCCACCAGCTGTATTGGCTGGGCCGTCGAAATTATTTCACCCAACACCATCAGCACCAGCATGTACCGGCGTTCCAAGTGCTCCCTGAACGAGGTATCCATGGACTCGGCCATGGGCTTGATCCAGCAGGCGATTGATGCCGGGGTGAATATATCGGAGGTATACGTGGACACAGTGGGTCCTCCGGAGAAGTACCAAGAGAAGCTTCTCAAGCGTTTCCCCACCTTCAAGATAACAGTGGCGAAAAAAGCCGATTCCACGTACCCCATCGTTTCGGCTGCTAGTATCTGCGCCAAAGTCACACGCGATCACGCCTTGAAGGTTTGGAACTTCCCCGAGGGCTTGGTCATTAAGGATAATGCCTTTGGTAGTGGTTATCCCGGTGATCCGGTCACCAAACGCTTCCTGGCTGAGCACATTGATGTTGTTTTTGGATTCCCTCGATTAGTCCGATTCAGTTGGTCCACGGCGGAGAACGCCCTAGCCGACAAAGCTTTTGACATGGAGTTCGATGAACCGGATACGGAGAAGCCCAAGTACGCAGGAACCAAGCTCACAAAGTTCTTCAAGGGCACCACCAAATCGGGAGAGGTCATCCGCGAAGAGTGCCGCTTTTTCAAGCAACGACATCTGGCAAACGTCATCGATTTTTAA
- the LOC6503349 gene encoding 60S acidic ribosomal protein P1 — protein MSTKAELACVYASLILVDDDVAVTGEKINTLLKAANVEVEPYWPGLFAKALEGINVKDLITSIGSGVGAAPAAGAAPAAAAGGAAPAAEAKKEEKKKEEESDQSDDDMGFGLFD, from the exons ATGTCTACCAAAGCCGAGCTCGCCTGCGTCTACGCCTCCCTCATCCTGGTCGACGATGACGTCGCCGTCACT GGTGAGAAAATCAACACCCTGCTGAAGGCCGCCAATGTCGAGGTGGAGCCCTACTGGCCCGGTCTGTTCGCCAAGGCCCTGGAGGGAATCAACGTCAAGGACCTGATCACAAGCATCGGATCCGGTGTTGGTGCCGCCCCCGCTGCTggagctgctcctgctgccgctgctggtggtgctgctcCCGCTGCCGAGGCCAAGAAGGaagagaagaagaaggaggaggaatcCGACCAGTCTGACGATGACATGGGCTTCGGTCTGTTCGATTAA
- the LOC6507414 gene encoding uncharacterized protein LOC6507414 — protein MTPDTTRDIGFDRQFAVEVNGVPTEIVFHGFANKWFLVITQLGKIPGIFNVTFDVRKDERILPLLHGPVTNPEFHVSVGINMTCCLGLDTDEIRSAIQFLVNRTGLNKCPSEFVIGLGLKTIDGPNLRSLAKVLEEVVF, from the coding sequence ATGACCCCAGATACAACCAGGGACATTGGATTCGACAGACAATTCGCTGTAGAGGTGAACGGAGTTCCCACGGAAATAGTATTCCACGGCTTTGCCAACAAATGGTTTTTGGTAATCACTCAGTTGGGAAAGATTCCCGGCATTTTTAACGTAACCTTCGATGTGCGAAAGGACGAGCGCATCCTGCCGCTCCTGCACGGACCCGTGACCAACCCCGAGTTCCACGTGTCGGTGGGTATAAATATGACTTGCTGTCTGGGTCTGGACACGGACGAGATTCGCAGCGCCATCCAGTTTCTGGTAAACCGGACGGGTCTCAACAAGTGCCCCTCGGAATTTGTGATCGGACTTGGCCTGAAGACTATCGACGGGCCCAATCTGCGCTCCCTGGCCAAAGTACTCGAGGAAGTGgtcttttag
- the LOC6503351 gene encoding ADP-ribosylation factor-like protein 16: protein MTSCICLGPKRAGKTHLLKALQDPDSIDETSYSMPTIGTGIYRIHFPTKSPNSDKPKPPPADGSAQGANIPHGGKNLPKSIQILEIGGSMAPLWRQYFEDVKKLIYVVDTSNLCQISAAGVLFYSILTEPRLQKVKILLVLAKMDYSYRQMRNEALLMLQMSKLQKQIRQQVTIVEASAVTKVGLDPIYDWLQRP, encoded by the coding sequence ATGACATCTTGCATCTGTTTGGGCCCTAAAAGAGCCGGAAAAACTCATCTTCTGAAAGCTCTACAGGATCCCGATTCCATCGATGAGACCAGTTACTCCATGCCCACCATCGGAACGGGAATATATCGCATCCATTTTCCCACCAAGTCTCCAAATAGCGACAAACCCAAGCCCCCGCCAGCCGATGGATCCGCCCAAGGCGCCAATATACCCCATGGCGGAAAAAACTTACCAAAATCCATTCAAATCCTGGAAATTGGAGGCAGCATGGCGCCCTTATGGCGACAGTATTTCGAGGATGTAAAGAAACTGATCTACGTGGTGGACACATCCAATCTCTGCCAGATTTCCGCCGCGGGAGTACTTTTTTATTCGATTCTTACCGAACCCCGGTTACAGAAAGTGAAGATCCTGCTGGTCCTGGCCAAGATGGACTACTCCTACCGTCAGATGAGGAATGAGGCCCTCTTGATGCTCCAGATGTCCAAGTTGCAGAAGCAGATTCGCCAGCAGGTGACCATTGTGGAGGCCAGTGCTGTGACCAAAGTAGGACTAGATCCCATTTATGATTGGCTACAGAGGCCATAA